In a genomic window of Oncorhynchus keta strain PuntledgeMale-10-30-2019 chromosome 28, Oket_V2, whole genome shotgun sequence:
- the LOC118361648 gene encoding T-complex protein 1 subunit epsilon — protein sequence MSAMGQLAFDEYGRPFIIIKDQDKKTRLSGLDALKSHIMAAKAVASTLRTSLGPNGLDKMMVDRDGEVTVTNDGATILSMMDVDHQIAKLMVELSKSQDDEIGDGTTGVVVLAGALLEEAEQLLDRGIHPIRISDGYDQAAKIAIAQLDKISETYPYDPSNTEPLIQTAMTTLGSKVINRCHRQMAEIAVNAVLTVADMNRKDVDFELIKMEGKVGGKLEDTQLIKGVIIDKEFSHPQMPKLLKDTKMAILTCPFEPPKPKTKHKLDVTCVEEYKALQKYEKDKFLEMIKQIKDTGANLAICQWGFDDEANHLLLQNELPAIRWVGGPEIELIAIATGGRIVPRFSELTAEKLGSAGVVKEICFGTTKDRMLVIEECKNSRAVTIFIRGGNKMIIEEAKRALHDALCVIRNLVRDNRVVYGGGASEISCALAVNQAADKCPSLEQYAMRAFADALEVIPMALAENSGLNSIQTMTEVRARQVTENNPALGIDCLHLNTNDMKQQHVIETLHGKKQQISLATQVVKMILKIDDIRSPGESED from the exons ATGTCCGCTATGGGGCAACTCGCATTCGATGAGTATGGACGGCCGTTCATCATCATCAAGGATCAGGATAAGAAGACTCGCTTATCGGGCCTTGACGCACTGAAG TCTCACATCATGGCAGCAAAGGCAGTTGCCTCGACGCTGAGGACCTCTCTAGGACCAAACG GTCTGGACAAGATGATGGTTGACCGGGATGGAGAGGTGACCGTCACCAATGACGGAGCTACCATCCTCAGCATGATGGATGTGGACCACCAGATCGCCAAGCTCATGGTGGAGCTCTCCAAGTCTCAGGACGACGAGATCGGAGACGGGACCACCGGAGTCGTTG TGCTGGCTGGTGCTCTCCTGGAGGAGGCAGAACAGCTGCTGGACAGGGGCATCCACCCCATCCGTATCTCTGACGGTTACGACCAGGCCGCCAAGATCGCCATTGCGCAGTTGGACAAGATCAGCGAGACCTACCCATACGACCCCAGCAACACGGAGCCACTCATCCAGACTGCCATGACCACACTGGGATCCAAAGT GATCAACCGCTGCCACAGACAGATGGCAGAGATTGCAGTGAACGCCGTCCTGACTGTGGCGGACATGAACCGTAAGGACGTGGACTTTGAGCTGATCAAGATGGAGGGCAAGGTGGGAGGCAAGCTGGAGGATACCCAGCTCATCAAGGGAGTCATCATAGACAAGGAGTTCAGCCACCCTCAGATGCCCAag CTCTTGAAAGACACAAAGATGGCCATCCTGACCTGCCCGTTTGAGCCCCCTAAGCCCAAGACCAAGCACAAGCTGGACGTGACCTGTGTGGAGGAATACAAGGCCCTGCAGAAGTATGAGAAGGACAAGTTCCTGGAGATGATCAAACAG ATCAAGGATACTGGTGCTAACCTGGCCATCTGCCAGTGGGGCTTTGATGATGAGGCCAACCACCTGCTGCTGCAGAATGAACTGCCTGCCATCCGCTGGGTCGGAGGGCCTGAGATCGAG CTGATTGCCATAGCGACAGGGGGCCGCATCGTGCCTCGGTTCTCTGAGCTGACCGCTGAGAAGCTGGGCTCAGCCGGCGTCGTAAAGGAGATCTGCTTTGGCACAACCAAGGACCGCATGCTGGTCATCGAGGAGTGCAAGAACTCCAGGGCAGTCACCATCTTCATCCGTGGAGGAAACAAGATG ATCATTGAGGAGGCTAAGCGTGCACTGCATGATGCACTGTGTGTCATCCGTAACCTGGTCAGAGACAACCGTGTTGTGTACGGGGGCGGAGCCTCTGAGATTTCCTGTGCCCTCGCTGTCAACCAGGCTGCTGACAAG TGCCCGTCTCTGGAGCAGTATGCCATGCGTGCATTTGCTGATGCCCTGGAGGTGATCCCCATGGCCCTGGCAGAGAACAGCGGGCTCAACTCCATCCAGACCATGACAGAGGTCCGCGCCAGGCAGGTCACAGAGAACAACCCCGCCCTGGGCATCGACTGTCTGCACCTCAACACCAATG ACATGAAGCAGCAACATgtaattgagactctgcatgggAAAAAGCAGCAGATCTCTCTGGCCACCCAGGTGGTTAAGATGATCTTGAAGATCGATGACATCAGAAGCCCGGGAGAGTCTGAAGATTAA